The genomic window TTCCGACTCTTTCTTCATCCCAAGAGGCAGAGAGAACGCCATAAGTTATCCCTAAAACTCCCAAACCAAATAATCCCATATTCACCAATAACACGGCGATGGGAGCTAGTTGGATGTGAGAGTAGATAGCAAGCAGATAGCTGACAACCAAGGTGGTAATGCCCAAAGCCGTTGGTACACCACAGAACGCAGCTACCCGTCGGATCATCCGCTGGCTGACTACTTGGGGAATAGCCATCTCTTGTTTGGTGTAAGACCGTTTTCTATCAGCTTGTTTGCCAGATTCCTCTGGCTGTGCTGCCGATTTAGTTTGAGTTTTTGCGGGTTTTTGGCGCTTTTTGTTTGGTTCAAAGGGCAAGCGGCTGCGTTCAGATTCTTCAGCAGACATAAGCGGTAGTCCCTATCCACGAATACCGAGGCGAGCAATCAAAGCTTGATACTTTTCTCGGCTTTCCTGCGATATATAGGCTAGAAGACGCTTGCGCTGACCAATTAGCTTCAACAGTCCCCGCCGGGAAGAATGGTCTTTTTTATTTGCCTGGAGATGTTCGCTGAGGCGGTTGATGCGCTCAGTTAGCATGGCAACTTGGACATCAGCCGAACCAGTGTCGGTTTCGTGAACTTGGTAGTTGGAAATTATTTCTTGTTTCCGCAGTTGCGTCAGAGCCATGATCGATTCAATTTCTAGTTTTTCTAAATGTATGCAGCAGTCTCCCATAATATCACAGCCCTCAAGCTGGATGTGGAATCATCTTTGCTGCTACACCTTTCACTCTAAAAGACTAAGTAAGTCAGAAGCCAGACTCCAGTATCCTCTGGTAGTAGAGGTAGTGTGTATAATTCATAACTAATTGTATTTGCAGATGCGATCGCTTCACAATCCAATACCTGCCGCAATCCTGCTATTGCGATGTTCACAGGAATTTATGGGCGTGATTACAAGAGTTGATACAGGAGGCGATCACCAATCGTAGCTTAAATCTGGTGGGAAAAGTCAAATTTAAGCAATGATGAGAGATGCAAGCAGGTCTTTCCTCAGTGCAAAAACTACACCAGTTCGTAGAAGAAGTATTGCTACCAAATGTTCAAAACGAATCTCTGGCAGATGCCAAAGCCGAACGTATTTTCACATTGATGAGATTGATAGTTTGTTAAGTTTGAATTTTCCTGTCAGTGACTTCTTTACCTGGATTCGTTATTGCTATAATCAGCAGGCACATGACCCGAATTTTCAACGCTTGGGATTTACACTATTTGGGGTAGCCATTCCATCTGATCTAATTTCTGATAAACGTCGCACACCTTTTAACAATCGCGCAATAAGAACAAAGTCAAACAGAGTAAACTAGAACCTACATCTACTATTTGGCTGGCTACTGCTAAACAAATATCTTGGCTGTATAGCTTGGCAAGTCAGTGATTAAACTATCTTTCCCAACTTCCACTTCCCGCTTGAGGAACCAATCTTGCCAATACTCAGCAGTTGGGAAGTCTGGAATTTGATATTTAGTTAGATTCTGGTCAGAAAAATTAGCCACGACAACGACATAAGAATTCTGCTCATCCCAGCGAGTGTAAGCCAGCACTTTATCGTCGGCATTTTCGTAGAAAAACTTGATATTGTCACTTTGCAAGGCGAGATTCTGCTTGCGTAGAGCAATGAGTTTTTGATAATACTCAAATAAATCACGATTCTGGTCACCTGATAACAAAGACCAATTAATCTTCTGTGGCTTAGTCACATCTTCGCTTTTTAGCTGGTATTCGCCAAACTCCTCTCCCATCCAGAGCATTGGTATACCCATCGCTGTCATTAACAGAACAGCTGCTAACTTCGCTCGCTGAAATGCGTCTGTGTCAAAGATACCGCGATCGCCTAATTCTCGCAATAGACGTTCGCGATCGTGGGTTGCCAAATAATTTATCACATTGGTAGCGATCGCATAACCCTGCTGCTTGGGATCTAAAATTTCCTTTAGTTGTTCTATTTCAAATGTTTCTCCACAAATATATGGAACTATAAAGTACCGAAAACTCTCATGCCAACAACCATCTAATGGCCCATCTGGCTTGACTACAGTTTTTGTATCGGGAATATGTTCAGCAATATTATAAAACTGCTTGGGTGCAGCATGCTTTTTCCCTTTCTGTGCTAGCCAGTCGAAAAATTCAAAGTTAGCCAATTGGCGCACTGCATCAAAACGAATTCCATCAATGTGATACTCTTGAATGAAAAATTGCACCACATCCCCAACGTATTTCCATGCAGGTTTAATATCTAATTTTTTATCATAATTATCATAATTCAACTCTGGCCCCCAATAATTATCTGGGTCTTCAGGATAATGCATGTATTCGTAATACCAGTAATTTCGGTCAATCAGCATTAACGGGCATT from Nostoc sp. UHCC 0926 includes these protein-coding regions:
- a CDS encoding PAM68 family protein — encoded protein: MSAEESERSRLPFEPNKKRQKPAKTQTKSAAQPEESGKQADRKRSYTKQEMAIPQVVSQRMIRRVAAFCGVPTALGITTLVVSYLLAIYSHIQLAPIAVLLVNMGLFGLGVLGITYGVLSASWDEERVGSLLGLGEFNTNWGRMVGAWRETRQKNS
- the rpsO gene encoding 30S ribosomal protein S15, which produces MALTQLRKQEIISNYQVHETDTGSADVQVAMLTERINRLSEHLQANKKDHSSRRGLLKLIGQRKRLLAYISQESREKYQALIARLGIRG
- a CDS encoding alpha-amylase family glycosyl hydrolase, coding for MASLIEFTLFAPRNKGAALIGSFSEWKEIPMEKSEDGYFRTEVKLEDGIYQYKFRIQSKSPNFALDEWVDVIDPNATDVNETEKFSMVQITNGQRIIDTYVWQHDEKPLPDNRELVIYEMHVADFTGDEVGLDKRGKYLGIIAKLDYLVKLGVNAIELMPVNEYPGNYSWGYKVRHFFATESSYGSTEDLKRLIDECHARGIRVFMDGIYNHSDEECPLMLIDRNYWYYEYMHYPEDPDNYWGPELNYDNYDKKLDIKPAWKYVGDVVQFFIQEYHIDGIRFDAVRQLANFEFFDWLAQKGKKHAAPKQFYNIAEHIPDTKTVVKPDGPLDGCWHESFRYFIVPYICGETFEIEQLKEILDPKQQGYAIATNVINYLATHDRERLLRELGDRGIFDTDAFQRAKLAAVLLMTAMGIPMLWMGEEFGEYQLKSEDVTKPQKINWSLLSGDQNRDLFEYYQKLIALRKQNLALQSDNIKFFYENADDKVLAYTRWDEQNSYVVVVANFSDQNLTKYQIPDFPTAEYWQDWFLKREVEVGKDSLITDLPSYTAKIFV